In Helianthus annuus cultivar XRQ/B chromosome 8, HanXRQr2.0-SUNRISE, whole genome shotgun sequence, a single genomic region encodes these proteins:
- the LOC110872904 gene encoding G-type lectin S-receptor-like serine/threonine-protein kinase LECRK3 — protein MTIIALVIIISLAFSIANAQSNVTRGSSLQPTGGTTSWLSPSSLYAFGFYPQTGGYAVGIYIAGVPERTVVWTASRDTLPFSNNATLRFTSDGRLTVEQTQGRQIDLLDTGGASFASLQDSGNFVLYDSTGRTKLWQSFDHPTDTLLSGQRLLPGQTLFSSVSKTDQSIGVFRLIMQGDGNLVLYPNRGTGDHAYWASNTPTAGPNVTLNLDSDGFLYLLQNSTYFIYNLTQGGYPTKDTLYLMKFDFDGIFRLYYHNLTNVGKNGSVMWAFSWNRCIGPGLCGVNGYCFMVNGSAGCRCLPGFEFVNPERWSLGCKRKDTVESCKITDVGTAIKMTNLNNARWEDATYLIPKASTQDECSSACLNDCNCEAALFTGQECRLQRLPLRVWAYKKISENLNVQLFEDMGPRAFSYSALEKITDGFKEELGRGSFGVVYKGIIESSMRPVAVKKLKQELAPEGEREFQTEMKVIARTHHRNLTRLLGYCCDGPERLLVLEYMTQGSLADILFAPKESKPKPCWVERIRMAVDIAHGILYLHEECENSIIHCDIKPQNILLDEYGCAKISDFGLAKLLEHDQTKTSTLIRGTRGYVAPEWHKRLPITVKVDVYSFGILLFNILCCRRNVDNSLPEGEAILEDWVYECYEAKEVLKLVDYDEDVEKTRLEQMVKIGLWCVQEEPSLRPSMKRVVLMLEGTVKIPVPPNPTSFLSVV, from the exons ATGACGATAATAGCCTTGGTGATCATCATTTCCCTTGCCTTCAGTATAGCAAATGCCCAATCCAATGTAACCAGAGGTTCTTCTTTACAGCCTACTGGTGGAACCACCTCATGGTTGTCCCCATCCAGCTTATACGCCTTCGGTTTCTACCCGCAAACCGGAGGCTATGCGGTTGGTATATATATTGCCGGAGTTCCAGAAAGGACTGTAGTCTGGACGGCTAGTCGTGACACCCTTCCATTCTCAAATAATGCTACTTTGAGATTCACATCTGACGGAAGGCTCACTGTGGAGCAAACACAGGGTCGACAAATCGATTTACTTGATACTGGTGGTGCATCTTTTGCTTCCCTGCAAGATTCCGGCAACTTTGTGCTCTATGATTCTACAGGGAGGACCAAACTTTGGCAAAGCTTTGATCACCCGACGGATACTCTTTTGTCCGGACAACGTCTCCTACCCGGCCAAACGTTGTTTTCAAGTGTCTCGAAGACAGACCAGTCGATTGGGGTGTTCAGGCTCATTATGCAAGGTGATGGGAACCTCGTGCTGTACCCGAATAGAGGGACCGGAGATCATGCTTACTGGGCTAGCAACACACCTACAGCAGGACCTAACGTGACACTAAATCTAGATTCCGATGGTTTTCTGTATCTGTTGCAAAATTCaacttattttatatataatctaACACAAGGTGGATATCCTACAAAAGATACACTCTATCTCATGAAATTTGATTTCGATGGAATCTTTAGATTATATTATCATAATCTGACTAACGTAGGAAAAAATGGATCTGTCATGTGGGCATTTTCGTGGAACAGGTGTATAGGGCCGGGTCTTTGTGGTGTGAACGGGTATTGTTTCATGGTAAATGGCAGTGCCGGATGTCGATGTCTACCTGGGTTTGAATTTGTCAATCCAGAACGTTGGAGTTTGGGTTGCAAGAGAAAAGACACGGTAGAAAGCTGCAAGATTACGGATGTCGGCACCGCAATCAAAATGACAAATTTAAATAATGCTCGATGGGAAGATGCCACGTATCTCATCCCGAAAGCATCAACCCAAGACGAGTGTTCATCTGCTTGCTTAAACGACTGCAACTGCGAGGCGGCATTGTTCACGGGACAAGAATGCAGGTTGCAGAGGCTCCCATTAAG AGTCTGGGCATACAAAAAGATATCCGAGAATCTAAATGTCCAATTATTCGAGGACATGGGGCCCCGGGCATTTTCTTATTCTGCGTTAGAGAAGATCACAGACGGTTTTAAAGAAGAATTGGGTAGAGGATCATTTGGGGTCGTTTACAAAGGTATCATAGAGAGCTCTATGAGACCTGTGGCGGTGAAGAAATTAAAACAAGAACTGGCACCGGAAGGAGAACGAGAATTTCAAACCGAAATGAAAGTGATCGCGAGAACACATCATCGTAACTTAACAAGGCTGCTAGGTTATTGCTGTGATGGTCCGGAAAGGCTGCTGGTTCTTGAGTACATGACCCAAGGATCACTTGCGGATATACTATTCGCACCCAAAGAAAGCAAGCCAAAACCGTGTTGGGTGGAAAGAATTAGAATGGCGGTTGATATTGCTCATGGCATCCTTTACCTACATGAAGAATGTGAAAATTCTATAATCCATTGTGACATTAAGCCGCAAAATATCCTTCTGGATGAGTACGGATGTGCCAAGATTTCTGATTTTGGGTTGGCTAAACTTCTTGAACATGATCAAACTAAAACGTCCACCTTGATAAGAGGAACAAGGGGTTATGTTGCGCCAGAATGGCATAAACGGCTACCCATAACGGTTAAAGTGGATGTTTATAGTTTTGGAATTCTTCTATTTAATATTTTGTGCTGCCGGAGGAATGTGGACAACAGTCTTCCTGAAGGTGAAGCGATTCTTGAAGACTGGGTGTACGAGTGTTACGAAGCAAAGGAAGTGTTAAAACTAGTAGATTATGATGAAGATGTAGAAAAGACAAGACTCGAACAAATGGTCAAAATAGGGCTTTGGTGCGTCCAAGAGGAGCCATCTCTCCGCCCTTCGATGAAGAGGGTGGTGTTGATGCTTGAAGGGACTGTTAAAATACCTGTACCTCCCAACCCTACTTCATTTCTTAGTGTTGTTTAG